The Salarias fasciatus chromosome 16, fSalaFa1.1, whole genome shotgun sequence sequence agaaacaatttctAGAAGGTATTTATGTGTTTCACTGGAGCAGCGAGAAGAGAACATTGATCGAAGCGGACAGTCGCCTGTGCCGGACACGCCAGAGGTTTATGTGGTGGTGTTTTGAACCGACGCCCCGTGCTGTGAAATTACTGAACCAGTGCCAACAGAACATGTGGAGTGGAGGGCCGCAGTTAGTTCTCCTGTCACCCCTCGTGTCTCTTCTATCgcagtgtccttgagcaagttACTGAATTCGTAGCGGCTCAGTAGGTGTTGCATCATTTATGTGACAATGCACcaggggtggaaaaaaaaaaaaaaaaaaaaaaaaattctattccAAAAAAGATTATCATCTAAATTGCCCTTGCTTGTTTTTGCCTAAATACGGCTTGTGCATCCGTCATAGTCAAACGCGACAAGATTGTTTTTCGAAATTAGAAAATTATCTGTTCCCTCTGCCCCCCAactcagattaaataaaaacagctgcatGACTTCAGTCGCAGCGGTTAAGGTGCACAACGCAAACCATTTagcacacatgaacacacatcTCCAGCCACGTGTGCCGCTCCTCCGAGCACAATAGTGAGATAAGAGGCCTTAGTGCCGGCTGGTATTTGCTGCACTCCATTTAGAGGGTTATGATTCGGGTTTGTGATATTATTTTCATACGGCCCAGATCAAGTCCTTTTCGTTCTGTCCTCGAAAAACTTGACAATATCATGGAAAAAATGTCTGAGGAATCCAAAAGTATCCAACAACTGAAATGGTGGTGCGAATGTGATGAGAAATGAGGTCTGACACACTTCAATGAAAATTTCTCAAGAATTGAACACAGCAAATTAAATGTTCTTTCGATAAAGGAAATATTGGATGAGCTTGTTGCACCATTTTTAGTGTTGTCTATCACATTATAGCAAGGGTGTCAAACTAATTTTAGTTCAGAGATCACATCCTGTCAGGTTTTACCTCAAGTGAGGAGAACCTTTTACATTTATTGCAATGTATaatataatgaatgaatgaaatatgatATCATGAAAGGTCCAAAAAACTTAACTAAATATCCAAAATACTTGCTGCAGTGCTTCTCTGTCGGCTAATGATGTGAACTACAGCCTGTCGCTTCTCATTCTGCAtgatttctgcagctttcatgCTTTCTCACATTCCCCCTCACTGTATGGCTTTGCAAATAATAATTCACAATGCAACTTTGCTGGCAGTAAGGTATCGAGCTTTTGCTGATCTGTTGATGCACGTCAAGTGTTTTAAGTccacagctttaaaaataaatgctttcTCTTCGCATGATCATTCCATGTTGGAGAATAGACCCATGGGTCAGTTTTTGGGcttgtggacacacacacgtatcGCATGGCTGAAATATCATTACTTATGCATTAAGAATAGTTTGACATAAAAAAGAGTGTCTGTTCACTTTCTGTTTATGTTCTCCCTTCAGATAAACACGGGCTTGTAAATATCTGAGTGAACTAATAACTTTGAGAATATTTGATCAGATTTAGTGCTATCTGTCAGAGCAAACTAAGCCTTTGAACGCTCTCAGGCGAGTGGTTAGCCACCTTCCCCCAGCTGTCGGTTTGATTTTATGAGATGGTCAGGAAAGAGTAGGAGGAAATATGCAACGGTGAAGCAGTGGCTGCATTTAAATTCAGGCTTTCACAGTGCATGGGCAATCTGGAATAGTCTCCTCACACATCATGGCACTTCATTCAGAGGCTTCACAGCCCGGTCCTATTTATCTCAGCTTGTgaatttatggaaaaaaaaaaaaaactgttaatatTTTTACCTGCAGAAATCTTTATTTTGCATGTAGAGTTTTTTCATTTGGTTGGTCAATTTTAACTGTAGAGCTGCTTGTCTTCTGCAGAAAACCATGCCCCCTTTTGTTGTTGCCTCTAATCTTGAGTACACCATTATTATTCAGGAACAGCTGCTTTTATGCTGTGAGATTCGTGTCGCTGCGCTCCCCCCCTCATCCGAAAGAGGAAGCACAAACAGTGGCCTTTCAGGTCACATCTTTTTCAAATCACTGAGAGACACTGTTACAGTGGCTCCGGCTGGTGTGTcacatttataaataaatccgccatgaaacaaacacaacatgagaTTTACTGTTTGATAAAGACAGATTCTGTTACGCATTCGCAGGTGTGAAACGTCTGTTTGCTGTCGCTACAAACCGCAGGTCAACAGACATGCCAGTCTTATCACGGTTACAGTGCTACTTGGGGCCGAGACATAAAGAAGGACGTGCCCTTGATGTGATGAAGAGCCATGGGGAAGAAAGGGCTGAGATAAAAGAGGGTGAGTATCAGGCAGAGACAGAGGTTAATGTGAAGATGAGCAACTCTGCAGGGCAGCGTAAGAGCAGCGCAGTATGTTGGTGACTGATGGAAGGAAAACATGATATTCAGACGGGATCATCTTGAACCGAGGAGTATTATTAATTTCTCTCCACACTGGCAGGAAATCTCAGGGAATGATATTATTCATACAGCCAACTGTCTGACATTGTACTCAGGAAGTGTGAAAGCCTCTTATAAACATCAATTCAGTGTATTCACAACATGGCCTTTTATATCGCCTATTGccaaagcttttctcttttcttgatGTGAAATATCATTTTCATGTTCGCTGTGAGTACTATAAATGGGAGGATGAGAAAGGATTTTGTCACTTTTCTCAGGTTGGCAGTCATAAGCCTGGATAAGCCCTCATAAATATTAGTGAGACTCACACATACTGTTTCCAGTTGTTgcaaataaactggaaaaattgAGTCTAAATCCAAATCCCCATCTCTCAGTGTGCGAACGCAGCGCCGTCAGAGACGCGTAATTTCTCCTCAGATCAGACCAAGACAATGGACGTCACCCAGACATGCATAATTTACCAGCCTACTGGACGTAGATAAAGGGCAGTTTATGTAGGAGATGTGATCCATCAATTATTACTGAAGACTTTCAGTTTTGTACGGAGTTGTGTGAAGGTTTACgaaagaaaaatattgaaagacGCAAAGAGCGGATAAAGGTATTGCCATGTTGGTTGGCTGAAGTCCTTGAGGCAAGCATGAATACACTCTGAGTCAATAAtttatgcacacacagacacacacacacacacacacacacacacacacacaaagtgagagagagagagaactggaGCAGCGCTGCACAGGGAAACAGAAGACTAAAAAATCTTCAGGGACAGGAACCTAGTCTGAGActaacaactaaaaaaaaacatacatatgTTGCTGGAGAATATTTTATTCTGGTCTCCACATGGAAGGAAAAATCAAAGAGATTTGAAGAAGTCACATTTCGAATGTGTTTGCTTGCCCGATAGACGCAAAGACGTTTCCTTTTGGTGAATGCTTACAGTCATATGCTGTCTTCACACACAGCCTGACACATCTCTTCAAGCTTACATAATGTAGATCTGCCCTAATTTCCCTCTCCCTCACAAAACTGGGGTCTTCAAGCAGCTAAGCAGCATCGCTCCATCAATCCGACAAACAGACGGAGTCAAAGGTGGTCCACTGTTGGTCGTCTTTTATtgaaattgacattttcatgacaGATCCTTTGTTTTGCCCGTCATGTCTTaatgcagcacaaacaggaaatgcatcCAGCAAGTCTTTTATGTCCAGTGTGTAAAATTAAGGGATGTGCAAAACACAATAATTACACATGCCTCAAAGATCTCAGTTACAGATGTGTTCACACGCTGTGCTGCCATATACCTTTTGCtctagatttgttttttttttttccttccttgtgTCAGGTAATTGGATGTTTCCATGGATACAGGGCTTCCAGAAAGCTATTTCTGCAAAGAATATAGTTTCTCTGCGACTGTGTGCTAGCATACATGCAGATGTATTCACTGCTGCACAGTTAAAGTCAGCCCAGGTGGTCTTCGCATTTCAACAGCGATCACCTCAAATGCCATTCCTTTTTCTGTTAATAAGCCCAAATATGAGACATCCTCATTGTGATCAATTACAGGGACCTCCGTTTTGTAATACTCTTCACAGCTTGTTCAGCTCCTGCCATTTATGCAGGTGGTGGAACATTTGTGCGTGAGAAAAGCCTTTTTCTTATACACCCAGCAGAACTGATGATTTAAGTTTTTAGTCAGTGGAACTGAGTAATAAAGGAGGCATCGCAGAGTACAGACTGTCATCTCGATTATGTAACCCAGCCTGTTTCATTATTTCCCATATGTCTAAATGAAACTATGACAGACGCTTGATCTGAACATTTTCAATTAGATGTTGCAATTCCAGCAACGTTCTGAAGAATGCCAGTGGGTcttgtgcagcttttttttttttctcatctggCCTCCCTGTGCACAACGGCATTTAATGCACACATCACTGTTCAAGAGGTAAAGGGAAGACAAATACACCAGTATATGAAATGAATGCATATCTTTTATTCATTAGCTAACAACTAAAGAAACAGCACACTGCAGATATATTTACCCCACATATTCCTTGttgtattgtgtgttttttttctccttttttttttgcaataagaAGCCAGgtttttgcttttcaaagaTGGTGCAAGTTTGCATAAAAATGCTGACAAAGTGTTCTATTTACACATCAGAGGTTGACACAGAAAATCACTGTTTCATatgaaaatcaaatgaaaccAGCAAAAGCAAACATAAGAGTCGGAATAAGAATAAGACACTGACTTCACCCCCTTTGCAAAGAATCCATTTGCATATATAAACATGACAGTCACATTTCAGCCGAACACATTTTTGGATTATCAGTTTCTGTCGTCTCACATGTGACAAACAACCTGCATTTGGTCAGTGATTACAAAAACTTGGATGAGAAAACatagatcttttttttattatttacactaaatactttatttttattacctTTAAAAGCTTCAGTCTGGATGTACAAAAAGATAATTCATGAAATTACTGAAACAATCAACCCAGTTCCAGTCACtgttcacaacaaaaacatcatgTATGTGCATTGACTGTAACTGTTTGCAGGTTtacagtggggtttttttttttccacaaacttCACAGCAATACATCGATTAAAAACAACCCTGTGCAAAGTACTCGTCATGCTCCACTTTATAGATTTCAGCCCAGTTTTTTTCTGACTAACAAGGCAAGTGACAGAATAATCACAAAATGACTCTGAACATGTGAAAGGCAACAAACCAAGACTGTATCCTTGGTAAACAGCGTGACTAATACTGCAGTGTAATACTTGGTGACATGCAGACAGAGTCCCGATACACCATGTCCTCTAATTAGCAGAGTTAAGATGACAGGTTCAGTGCATAATACAGCATATGATGTGAATTACTCTGTGTATTAAACTCTCAGGGAAAGTCACGTTTCTTGGCTTATGCGATTGACCCAGAGTACGGCTGAGCTGTATTATGACTGGATGATGTGCTTTGATTCCTTTTGGAGCAAAGAATATTTTATGCATAAAGATAAATGATATCAATTCAACTGctgtatcattttttttgttgtgcttttcaTTCTAATAACTGCATCTCAAGCACGTGCACTTCAACCCATCCATTCCTCCCTAAAGAAAGAGAAACCGATTTGCTAATTGCAGTCAAAATGCCTGATTTCGTATGAcctcaaaacaaaataaatgagacAAACAATGCCAAGAAATGAGGCATTATTTTCTTTCCAAGGCAATACGCACAAAGCCAATCAGTATtcccacaaaaacacaagtaattaaaaatatatcaagtttcagaatgaatgaatcatccCAAATGTGGTACAAAAGTATATTTGATTATTCATGTCAGCTAAAATTCAAACGAACAGCCATGAAATGCGACAGCATTGTTAAATGTTGTCTTTATTGGAGTCAGTTGGTGACTGGGGGGGATGAACAGTGGGTATCCTGTACAGATTGTCAAAATATAATCCAAATCCGTCCATAGTGCAAGATGTATTCATTATATTTCACTATATTTCTATGGCTCCGTGTACGAATATTGTGCAGTTTAGAAAGTGACATCATTGTTGACCCATAAAAGTTAATAGTGCTTCGTTTtttcaaagaacaaaaaaagagtaCATGAAAAATATAGTATGGATTTTTATTCACAAAAATATTCATCATCGAAAATATGTTTATATGGGCTTGAGACCAAGCATTTTAAATGATTCTCTGAGTTTCTCAAGGAGAATTGTGAAGATACATTTATCTATTGCAAGTATACTGAAATGCCTGGAGCTGAAATACATATTTAGGTTCAACTCAGGaataaatggttaaaaaaggCTGCACTATGGACTATGTGCTGATATAACctaaagagggggggggggggggggggggggcaaactttcataaaacatttgtttttgcttttagaTTGCCTTGTAgtgatgaaaataaatagtaaatTATTTAAAGTACTTTCTGCAAAATGACATATAAACAGTTAAAGCTCATTTTCGATCAGTTACATTACGTCTAAATGCTGCTGTGATTGCAATTGTTAATTTATGAACTTTTCTGTGAGGATGCATCtttttaattatcattatttattCAATACAGGGCAACATGTCTTCATAAACCAGAAGTGCTGCTGGTTGGAATACATAAACACCTTGTGGACCAGCCAATGAATTTCTAAAGGATATGCATGAGGAgggttcagtttatttttagtACATTAATTTGTGTTCTCCAAATCTGCAAACAAGAGAGCAGAGATTTAATAGACTCATAATCTGTGGTTCTGAGATATCACATTAGAATTATTTTCAATGCAGCTAATATGATCATCTCAATGCTGTGCATCCTGGAGGATAAAATGACTTGCTTAATGTGCCTCCCTCCATGGAgggatgtttgcatgtgtgtatgtgcatgtgtgctaacacacacaaaataaacacacattcaattaagtcttctgtgtttgtctggttTTGATTGAACTTGAAAAGACAGAGCTGACCACCGTGCTGTTTCTGTCACAAGAACGTGGCTGGTTTATTTAGGGACACTGACATGTCTACGTGGCTCGTCGCCAGTTATAAAACGCTGCTGATTTAAGAGTTAAAGCTCTGTAATACTGTCGATGATACAAATCTAGGATGAGTCATAAAAGCCCTGAATCCGGGGTTGCGTGTTCATATTTACACATAGAAACCAAACTATTAGAACAACACACAGATAAAGTGTTGGGTGATGCTTTAAAAGAGCAGTGTCTCTCCTTTTTACACCCGCAAAACATGAactcgagaaaaaaaaaaaaaaaaaaaaaaaaacatttctttgctCACAATGCACTGCACCTtgagaacttgagaaaaatacaccagtttgtttttgtgattccTGAAAAAAACTTTGCACAGACGTGTCCAGCCTGACCAGCTGAAGGTCAGAACTCCTAAAACTGTGTGAATGTAGTTCGTTTTTCAAGAACCTCAAGGTAATCCGGATCAATATGAAGCTTCGCTTTCAGTTCCCAGTAGTCGCTCCTGTTGGGCTCCACGTAAACAGTACTTGGTGCTGTGCAGTAGAGTATCGTCTGCTGGATTCTCTCCGGCTGCACGTACTGATGCCTTGCATCAAAGTCTGAGGTATACTGAGTGGATGAATGTGCTGCATGCCTGCACGGTAATGTACTGCTGTAGCGCGTTCGCTTGTCAGCCTCAAGTACATCTCTGTAGTAGCACGGATCATCTCGGTGTGGGGTGGAGGGCTTGTTAAGAGGCTCTGGAGTGGTGGCACTGTATTCTGAGCTTATTACATTACTGGCTCCCTCTTCATCCGAGTTACCCAGAAAAGCACCACTCAACTCATCAAAGTCTCTAAATCCATCCACTGATTTATTGTCGTTCGGGGTGTGAGCAGTAGTTCTGCATGCGGGCTCGGTGGGAGGTGGGATATACTCGTACACATGTCCAGCTGATGTTCTGACTTTGGGAATGGTTCCCTTTTTGTACAGGCCATATTCCATATTGAGGGAGCTGATGCAGGCATTCATCGAGTTGTTCTGCTCGTTCTGGCTCTTTTGACGTTTCTTTTTCATCGCCACAAATAATCCCGCAGCCACAAACACGGACATGATGAACATGAGGAGAAGAGCAAGGATCATCACCGATAAAGGGATGGTGCTGTAATGAGTGTCAGAGTCCAAAAATGTTTCTATGGTGACAGTGCTGCCAGGGAAATATTCCTCAGAGGGCGGGATCATAGAAGCTAGTATATCAGAGTTATTAGGGCAGAAATTACTTGTCTTAATGTATCTCATATCCTCTCCTGCTAGTCTCTTAGGGGAGCCGCAGATGACATTGTTTACAACCGTGCCTGTGCTAAGCTGCTCGAGCCACATCTTCAGCTCCAGTATGCTGCAGGAGCAATCCCAGGGATTCTCAAACAAATCGACTTGCACCAGCGCTGTAAGCTGATCTAGTACACCGCTCACTGGCAAATATCTCAGGTGGTTGTTGCGAAGATTCAGTCTGGCTAATGTCAGACCGTTGAAAGTGCCCTCAGGTAAAGTTTTCAGCAGGTTATTGTTGAGAAAAAGAAGCTGGAGTTTAGGTACATGCTGAAAAGTGTCTGAGGTAACCTCTTTAATGACGTTGTATTCTAAATATAAGAACTGCAGGCTCTCTAATCCATAAAATATATCGGCTGTGAGATGGTCTATCAAATTCCCGTTAAGGTACAGTCTTCTTAGATGTGTCAAATCGGCAAAAGATCGGTCATGTACACGAGATATTCGATTGTTGCCCAGATGAAGCAGGTCTAATCCAGTTGCCTCGATAAAATCAGATCTCCGGACCACAGGAATGTAATTCCCTGTGAGATACATCTTTTTTGGATTGTAAGGTTTAGGATTTAAGTCGGAAATATGTTCGATCTTTCGTTCCTGGCAGTTCACATTCAGGCCAAGGTCTGAAATTTGAAGATTGCAGGTGCAGGCAGTCGGGCAATCTAAAGGCACGGGGGATTTGGTCTGATATGAAATGATTTGGCCGTAGTTCTGTGGTTTGTTAGATGGGACGCGAGCAGTTGGTCTGGATTTTAATTTAGCTGACTGGCGAGGTCCCTTGGTGGGTCTTGATGAAGACCGTGCAATTCCAGATGAAGTGAGCGAAGCTGTAACGAGAGCCGGCGTCGTCCTGTAGTATGCATCGGTGCTCAAATGTGGCAGCGGTGGCATCTCATATTCAGCGATGGCTCTCCTCGGGCACAGTTCTTGTTTTGAAACCTCATCAAGATCTCTCCCGTGAAGCCGAAAAGGGAACTCGCAAACAACATCCCCGACCAGAGCTGTGTACGATATGCTCTCCAGCCAAGTCTTGAGGGCGATCAACTCGCAGGAGCAGTTCCACGgattctcctccagctgcagctccaccacgCCGTTCATGTGCTCCAGCAGACCTGTGTAGGGAAGCACTTTGAGCTGATTCCCCCTCAAGTCTAAATGAGTCAAGGGTACGTGCTGGAAGATGTTCGCAGGCAGAGTCGATAACAGATTGTCATTTAGAATCAAGACCTCCAGATGATGAAGTCTGCTGAAGGTATTCGGCACCACATGAGTAATGTAATTATAATCAATTTGTAGGTATTCCAAACTTTCAAGGCCAAAGAAAATCTCTTCCTTCAAGGCATCGATTTTGTTATTGTTGAGATGCAATCGCTTTAATCCCTGTAGTCCATTAAAAGCTCCCGCTTCAACATCAGATATTTCATTATTTCCCAGATGCAATATTGTAAGTCCTTTGTACTCGACAAATTCATTGGTCGATAGCTTTTTCAGAAGATTTCCAGTGAGCAGCAGATGATACGGGGAGAAGTGCAAAGGACTTATGTCTGAGACACTTGCAATCCCTCTGTTTTCACAGCTCACCGTAAGtatcccctctctctcctcacaggcACAGAGTCCTTCACATATTTCTCCATAATGGCCAAACATTTCAACAATGCACACCGACGTTGCACTTAGCAGAACGTAAGGGATCCAGAGATGCATTTTCCTGCAAATGATGGCCAAGCTCACAGTCCTGCTAAGGTATCCTCAATGTCATCTAGAAACAAAAGACAACACAGAGTGATGTAAAACAGGCAGGCTGCGGTGAAAGCAACTTCAGCAGTGAGTCAAAGCCGCTGTGTTACCCAGAGGTAACTTCTGTCTGTGTGGCTGCTGATTTACAATAGCTCAAACAAAAGCAGGATGGAAAGCAACTCCTGCAAGCGATGGAAAttacaacatgaaaaacaaggTCAGAGCAAGTCAGAGCAAGTCAAAAAGCATGAAACAAAGGTCTAAATCCGCCGTGAGAGGGATCCGCGCTGCGTATGCTTGGAAATGCAATTAAAGAGCGGTCATAATATAAAGGCTGAAGGTTGGGAGAAATTATAAACC is a genomic window containing:
- the slitrk5b gene encoding SLIT and NTRK-like protein 5 encodes the protein MHLWIPYVLLSATSVCIVEMFGHYGEICEGLCACEEREGILTVSCENRGIASVSDISPLHFSPYHLLLTGNLLKKLSTNEFVEYKGLTILHLGNNEISDVEAGAFNGLQGLKRLHLNNNKIDALKEEIFFGLESLEYLQIDYNYITHVVPNTFSRLHHLEVLILNDNLLSTLPANIFQHVPLTHLDLRGNQLKVLPYTGLLEHMNGVVELQLEENPWNCSCELIALKTWLESISYTALVGDVVCEFPFRLHGRDLDEVSKQELCPRRAIAEYEMPPLPHLSTDAYYRTTPALVTASLTSSGIARSSSRPTKGPRQSAKLKSRPTARVPSNKPQNYGQIISYQTKSPVPLDCPTACTCNLQISDLGLNVNCQERKIEHISDLNPKPYNPKKMYLTGNYIPVVRRSDFIEATGLDLLHLGNNRISRVHDRSFADLTHLRRLYLNGNLIDHLTADIFYGLESLQFLYLEYNVIKEVTSDTFQHVPKLQLLFLNNNLLKTLPEGTFNGLTLARLNLRNNHLRYLPVSGVLDQLTALVQVDLFENPWDCSCSILELKMWLEQLSTGTVVNNVICGSPKRLAGEDMRYIKTSNFCPNNSDILASMIPPSEEYFPGSTVTIETFLDSDTHYSTIPLSVMILALLLMFIMSVFVAAGLFVAMKKKRQKSQNEQNNSMNACISSLNMEYGLYKKGTIPKVRTSAGHVYEYIPPPTEPACRTTAHTPNDNKSVDGFRDFDELSGAFLGNSDEEGASNVISSEYSATTPEPLNKPSTPHRDDPCYYRDVLEADKRTRYSSTLPCRHAAHSSTQYTSDFDARHQYVQPERIQQTILYCTAPSTVYVEPNRSDYWELKAKLHIDPDYLEVLEKRTTFTQF